One window from the genome of Mucilaginibacter ginsenosidivorans encodes:
- a CDS encoding imelysin family protein: MKNIFIAAFFLAVIAMAGCKKDNTTNDQNATASTEQNVLTDFAGVLVNPNYQDIQAKALIMNNAIIAFNTAPNDVNLEAIRTAWKDTRAAWEQCEGFLFGPVEDFDYDPTMDDWPLNKADLDNLIASDNPLGVADIEQLGTTLKGFHAIEYIIFGVGGTQKAADITDRDKVYLASLGQSLYNTTTELRNSWDPTQSNNFTAQVINAGKGSTRFTTRKDVFLALVGSMADICNEVANEKMQTPFAAQDSTLDESSFSHNSVNDFRNNITGVLNAYKCQYGGVTGHSLSELVASKNTSLDSRIQAQISAAISSFSGITTTYEKAIYSQQTQVKNVQAAIRTLKETIEGDLSDFVNVNIKD; the protein is encoded by the coding sequence ATGAAAAATATATTTATCGCAGCATTCTTCCTGGCGGTCATAGCAATGGCCGGTTGTAAAAAAGACAATACTACCAATGATCAGAACGCGACTGCCTCAACAGAGCAGAATGTCCTGACCGACTTTGCCGGCGTGCTGGTGAACCCCAATTACCAGGACATACAGGCCAAGGCATTGATCATGAACAATGCTATTATAGCCTTCAACACTGCACCTAACGATGTTAATCTGGAAGCTATCCGCACCGCATGGAAAGATACCCGCGCTGCATGGGAACAATGCGAAGGCTTCTTGTTCGGCCCGGTTGAGGATTTTGATTACGACCCCACGATGGACGACTGGCCGCTGAACAAAGCCGATCTTGATAATCTTATTGCCAGCGACAACCCGCTCGGCGTTGCCGACATAGAGCAATTAGGCACGACTCTAAAGGGCTTTCATGCTATTGAATATATCATATTCGGCGTTGGCGGTACACAAAAAGCAGCGGACATTACGGATCGGGATAAAGTTTACCTGGCCTCTCTTGGTCAAAGCCTTTATAATACCACTACCGAACTTCGGAATAGCTGGGACCCAACCCAATCCAATAATTTTACTGCACAGGTGATTAATGCGGGTAAAGGCAGCACAAGGTTCACTACACGTAAGGATGTTTTCCTGGCCCTGGTTGGGTCGATGGCAGATATTTGTAACGAGGTGGCCAATGAAAAAATGCAAACCCCTTTTGCGGCGCAAGATTCAACACTTGACGAGTCGTCATTTTCGCATAATTCAGTAAACGATTTCAGGAATAACATCACCGGTGTTTTGAATGCTTATAAATGCCAGTATGGTGGTGTAACGGGCCACAGTTTAAGTGAATTGGTCGCCTCGAAAAATACTTCGCTCGACAGCAGGATACAGGCGCAGATCAGCGCTGCAATATCCTCATTCAGCGGCATAACCACTACCTATGAAAAGGCTATATACAGCCAGCAAACACAGGTAAAGAACGTCCAGGCAGCCATAAGGACCTTAAAGGAAACGATTGAAGGGGATCTGTCTGATTTTGTTAATGTTAATATTAAGGACTGA